The Metamycoplasma gateae genome window below encodes:
- a CDS encoding energy-coupling factor transporter ATPase — MIEIKKLSYKYPGSKKLALDNINLKIEDGQYVAILGHNGSGKSTFSKLLAAIYKATGGKIIIDGIEINSENLKEIRKRIGIVYQNPDNQFIGSTVEDDIAFGLENKNMSHEEMEEIIKKYADQVGMINFLDREPQNLSGGQKQRVAIASTLALDPKIIIFDEITSMLDPKGRNDIYKIIHDLHEKTDKTLISITHDMDEALLADKLIVFSGGKVIAQGKPIEILNDPEIIEIAKIDSPFIYKLSTMIKNVEPTYDGEKLMRVLCKLK; from the coding sequence ATGATTGAAATTAAGAAACTTAGTTATAAATATCCAGGAAGTAAAAAACTTGCATTAGATAATATTAATTTAAAAATAGAAGACGGGCAATATGTTGCTATTTTGGGGCATAATGGTTCTGGAAAAAGCACATTCTCAAAATTACTAGCAGCAATATATAAAGCAACAGGCGGAAAAATAATTATCGATGGAATAGAAATAAATTCTGAAAATTTAAAAGAAATTCGAAAACGAATAGGAATTGTTTATCAAAATCCTGATAACCAATTTATAGGCTCAACCGTTGAGGATGATATTGCTTTTGGGTTAGAGAATAAAAATATGTCTCATGAAGAAATGGAAGAAATTATTAAAAAGTATGCAGATCAAGTTGGAATGATCAATTTTTTAGATAGAGAACCTCAAAATTTATCAGGTGGGCAAAAACAAAGAGTTGCAATAGCATCAACTCTTGCTTTGGATCCTAAAATAATTATTTTTGATGAAATAACATCTATGCTAGATCCTAAGGGTAGAAATGATATTTACAAAATTATTCATGACTTACACGAAAAAACAGACAAAACTTTAATTTCAATAACACACGATATGGACGAGGCATTACTCGCTGATAAACTGATAGTTTTTTCTGGAGGAAAAGTTATTGCTCAAGGGAAACCTATTGAAATTTTAAATGATCCTGAAATAATTGAAATTGCAAAAATAGATTCTCCTTTTATTTATAAATTAAGCACAATGATAAAAAACGTTGAACCAACATATGATGGTGAAAAATTAATGAGGGTTTTATGCAAATTAAAGTAA